Genomic DNA from Niallia circulans:
TCCCTGTGTATCTCTCCGAAAAACTCCTCTTCAACTTCCACGCCAAGTTGTCTTGCAAATGAGTATATTGTTGCGTACGTTTCCTTTGACATTCTGAAAAGATCCAACTCATTTGCAAAACTGTTTCTGTCAGGCTTGTCCACTGTAAAGGTAATGGTGACATTCTTACATGTCTGAATAAGCTGCTGAAGGATTAGATACTCCTGTGGCGTAAAGCTATAAAAGCCATCAATAAAGACCTCTGCCTTTTTCAAATATTCCGATTTGCTGACTTTCTCTGCAAGTAAACGGAAATAATCCTCTCCATCAATATATTTTCCAAGCATATTTTCCTCAAAGCTTTGGTAAATAAGCTCTAAATCATGCAGTTTATCCAAAAGAGCTCTATCCGCATTTCCTGCTTCAGCAATGCCCTGTTGTCTGCCAACGAGTTCCTCTGGTGTCACACAATATCTCCTGAATTCTGTAACCAGCTGTTCCACTTGGCCAATAAAACCATTCTTATCTGCCACCTTTTTGAATAATGACAGTTCCTCTTTCTTTTCTTCAATAATGCTGCGGATGAGCATACTGATGCCGACACTGTTTATATGCTGTCTGGAGATGCCTCCTGTTTCCTGCAATACTCTCCAAGCAAGCCTTGTAAAACTGTACACTTGGGCACGAAACATACCGCCAAGTCCTTCACTTCCTGCTAGGTTTTGATCTGACATAAATGTCATCTGATCTGGTACTAAAAAGATAATAGGGTTACCTTCCGGATCTGCAAACAGCTTTTCCCGAATGGAATCTATACAAAAGGCAGTCTTGCCGCTGCCTGATCGTCCAGCTAATAATCTAACAGACATAATTGCCTCCTCGAACACTTAATTTCTCTCTTTATAATATCATAGAAACAAATGTTTGCCCTACTAAAGAATACTCCTGTTACTTGCCAATATTTTCACTGAACCCTCTCTTTAATTCAAAAAAAATAGGGGCTCAAATGAGCTCCTATTCTTAAAAATTAAATTGAATATCACGGAGCGGCCAGTACCGTAGGCTGACTTTTCCAACTACCTGATCAATGTTAATAAATCCAAAATGTCTGCTGTCCCAGCTGCCTAAACGATTATCTCCAAGAACAAACAGCTTTCCTTGTGGCACTGTTTCTTCTCCTGTGATTTCTTCAAGAGTAAAGTCGCCTGTCAGTTTTCCAGCACTCACTTGACTTCGGTAAGCATCCAAAAAATTCTCTTCGTACTTTTTCCCATTAATATAAAGGTGATCATCCTTATATTCCACCTTATCGCCTGGAATACCTATCACCCTTTTAACATAATCCTCTTTATCATTCGCATGGAAAACAATCACATCAAAATGATGGAAATCACTGACTTTATAACCGATTTTATTGACGACTAATTTATCCCCATCCTGCAAGGTAGGCATCATCGATTCGCCTTCCACCACGTAATTTGAGAAGAAGAATGCCCGAATAATGACAAAGATGACAATTCCGATAGCAAATGCTTTCAACCACTCTATGCCTTCTCTTTTTATTGCTTCTTTCAAATGCCATCTCCTCCATGCCTTGTATAAACATTAATTCCCTTGTTCTCTTTCTTTTTCTGCAGTGACATTCATTCTGGCCTCGACCCTTTTTCCTACAAACCATAACACAAAAATCGCAATGGCAACAGGAATCGTACGAATCGGCTGTGTAATCATTGCCTGCAGATCATAACCAATAAAGCTGATGGTTATGATCATCACAAGTTTACCGGCAACAATGGCGAGAAAGTACTGCTTCACCTTTATCCGCGAAAGTCCTGCTACAATATTCACTAAAGCTGAAGGGGTAAAGGGAAAGCACAGTAGGATAAACAGCGGTCCAAATCCATGTCTCTCTATCCATATCATTAGCTTTTGTACTTTCTTATGGTTGCGAATAAAGCTCAAAAGCCTCTTTTGGCCATACTTTCTGACAAGTAAGAAGACAAGCAATGCCCCTCCGCAAGTGCCTATCCAAGAAAACAGGAAGCCAAGCCAGAAACCAAAGGCATTCACATTTGCCAAAATGAACAGAAAAAGCGGCAAGAAGGGAACAAAAGATTCCAGCAATGGCAGCAAAATGCCTGGCAATGGGCCAAATGCCCGATAGCTTTCTAATAATTGCATAATATTGTCTAGTGTGAACCATTCTTTTAATGTAGCTATATCCATAACGAAAACTCCTTGGCATATCATTTCAAGCAGGTTAATTTCTTGTGGACTTACTTAATGCTTTCTTACAAAAGAGCTTTTTTACCAGTTATTAGAGTTTATGCCTAAAGTCTCGCATTTATTTTGATAAAAAATCCTGGATCTCTGCCCTATTAGTTTCTATATCTACACCGAGAACGGCAGCCCCATTGACCCTTAGATCCTGATATGTACCGTCAACCGGTATTCTCAATGTTTCTACCTCTTGGTTTTTATGACGAATTAAATCAGACCCTACATAAAGTATATCTTTTGTATTCATGCTCGTATTAATATAAGGCATCATGACGCCCGCCAATTTAGGCAGTTTTGCGACAGTCTGTACACCCGAAATTTGGGAGGCGAGTGCCTCAAGTGCTTTTTGCTGTCTTTGGACTCTTCCAAAATCAGAAATAGCATCATGTCTAAAGCGTACATATCCGAGAAGCTGCTTCCCGTTCAGCTTTTGCAGCCCTGGTTCGAGTGTAACCCCAATATTTTTAGACATTTTCTTCTCTACGTCTATCTCGACACCATCTGGAAATGCCTCATCAATAAGCGCCTCAAACCCTTGGAAATTAACAATGGCATAGTATTGAAGATCAACATCAAAGTTTTCCTTAATAGTTTGTCTCAACAGCTCTGGTCCACCTCTTGTAAAAGCGGTGTTTATTCTGTCTTTTCCGTATCCCGGTATATCAACATACATATCCCTCATTAAAGAGATTAGCTTATAGGTGCCCTTTTCTGGATGAAACTGGGCTACCATGATGGTATCTGTACGTGATTGCTTGTCTCCTTCTCTCGCATCACTTCCTAAGAGCAGGACATTTGTACCGCCATACTGATCCTTTTCCCCGTTAAACTCATATTCAACCTTTTCGATGGCACCATTCTCCAGCGCCTTTTTTTTCCCTGCGTTATACTGAACAAATATGTATACTGCCGCAAATATTATTAACAAGACAAGAAACAAAAAAAAGACTCGGCCCTTTCTTAACTTCCTTTTTTTCTTCTTCGTTTGTCTATATTCTGATCTCTCCATCCCTGATTGTTTCCTTTCTATCTTCATTCTTATATCTATTTAACGTTTAAGTATCAACAAAAGTTTCTTCTTCAAAATTGTTGCCTTTAAAAGTAAAAAATAATCCTTTTCCTTAACAGTCAGAATTTCTTCTGCGTTTTTTTAGGTATTATCTATTATCTTATCAGATAAATGGATATGCAAACATTTAATTTCCATATTTTTATTTACATTTCAGTAATATTAAAATAATTTACCACTAATTGCTCAACATACATAAATCCATTCATAAACGGAAGGGAACGATAAAAAAAACGCCTGCCGAAAATGGCAAGCGTTACACATTAGTAACCTTAAAAGATACTTGTTATAGGGGAAATTGATTTTCACTTCAGGCTTACCTCAGCCGGGGCGCGCTACTTAGCCTCTTCTGCGCTTAACAGCCTGCTGGGACTTTAGCTTTCTCGCTATTTCTTTAACATCGTACCATTTCTTTTTTTATTAAAGGCTATGCTTTAGTTGCTTATAAATACTCAATAAACCAGTTATTAATATAATCCAAGCGGGATATGCGCAATGTTGGTTTGCCGCTTCTGGAAAGCTCGTGGTTGGATTCTGGGAAACGGACAAATTCCGTTGTCTTTTTCTGCTTCTTCAATGCTATAAACAGCTGTTCTGCCTGCTCGATTGGGCAGCGGAAATCCTTTTCTCCATGCAATATTAACAATGGTGTTTCAATATTATTCGCATATGCTAGCGGAGAATGCTTCCATAGTGTTTCTATATCATTTAAATCAGCTTTGATTTGCCATTCGGAGAAATAATAGCCTATATCACTTACTCCGTAGAAGCTGATCCAGTTCGAAATAGAACGCTGTGTGACAGCGGCTTTAAAGCGGTTTGTATGGCCGACAATCCAGTTTGTCATGAATCCGCCATAGCTGCCTCCTGTTACACCAAGACGAGTTTCATCAATAAAATCAAAGTTTTCTAAGGCGAAATCAACCGCATCCATAATATCTTCATAATCCTTCCCGCCATAATCACCTCTGACCGCATCAACAAAATGCTGACCATATCCGTGACTACCTCGCGGATTAATGAACAACACAGCATAACCATTTGCTGTAAGTGTCTGGAACTCATGGAAATACGAGTTAGCATACATCGCATGCGGGCCGCCATGGATTTCAAGAACAAGCGGATATTTTTCTCCTGCTTTAAAATCTGCAGGCTTCATAAGCCAGCCATGCAGGTCCCAGCCGTCTCTGGATGTCAGTTCAATTGGCTCTGCCGCAGCAAAGGTATGCGTTTTTGCAAACTCTTTATTAACATCTGTCAGCTTTTCTATCCCGCCTGTTTCCAGATTCAGACTGTAGAGATCACCTGGTTCTGTTGGCGTGCTGATTGCTACGATTGCCTGCTTCAAGCTTCCTCCTGTGGAAAGTCCGTACACATGCTGATTATCAATCAAGCTTGGATAAATCTCGCCATCTTCATTGCCAAAGTAAACGATCGTATTGCCGTGATCTGATGCAAGGAAAACAAAGCTTCTGTTGTCTTCACCCCAGAGGATTCCTGGTGTGACAGTCCCCTGCTGAAAGTCGCCAATGGCAAAATCGCCTACATTTACGTCCCAGCCTTCCGTTAAACAGCGAAGCGCCTCACTTTGCAAATCATAAGTCCATATTTTAAATAATGTGGCATTTTCATATTCACGGCCGCTCCCGATGATTCCAATTTTTTGGCTATCAGGTGACCATGTTACTCTGCCGTACTGGCCATTTCCTGCCGTTATCTTTTTCCATTCTTTTGTTTCTAATGTGTACAGATATACGTCTGCAGAAAAGCTGAAATCTTTGTCCTCACTTTCGTCTGCAGTGATAGCAAGATATTTTCCGTCAGGAGACCAGCTTTGCAAATGGTAATCATTTTCTCCTGAAGTGATTTCCTTAAGCTCTCCTGTTTCTTTATTGATGACAGCAACATGGCTATAGCTTCCATCCCAAAAGCCAGCACTGTCTGACTTATACTTCATTTTATCGAAAGCTAAAGCAACTGGTTTTTTTTCTGTCTTTTCTTTCTCTTCTTTATCTTGCAGGCTTTCGTCTTTTCCAATGCTTGTTTGAAAGGCTAATTCAGTTCCATCGGCTGACCAAACAGGGTTTGATGCACCATTGCGCACAAAAGTAAGCTGTTTTGCTTCCCCCCCATTTTTGTTTAACACAAAAATTTGGTTTTTTCCGCTGCGATTAGATACAAAAGCAATTTCCTCACCATTCGGCGACCATCTTGGTGAAGTATTACGATGCTCTCCAAATGTCCACTGCAGCGTTTGACCGCTTTCCTCTAAGCTTTGATAAAAAATATTGGAATAATAAGCATCCTTTTCTTCTGAAATTCCTGTCTCCACATACAAGAACCCATTTTTATCTGGACTTACTTGTGGATCTACAATTGATTTTAATCTGTATAAGTCCTCTGATGTTATCTTTTCCCATTCTCCCATTTACACTCTTCCTCCCTTTATTAGCTACTTATTATTTCGCCATTAGAAATAAATTCCCTTCAAGACAATATGCATTTAATTTAATTTTTGAAGAAAAATAAGCATAGCCATAAAAATTTTAAACCAGCTTGAAAGGACCTTGCAAATATTGTACTATTTGAGTAGAACGTTTGTTCTTATTATGATTACAAGGAGAAGATTGATTATGACACGCATTCCGGAAAAGGATAGATATATCATGGAGCAAGCCATTTATCTGCCCATGCTGTTAACCGTTCTAAACCGCGATCTCCTTACAATCAAAAAGAGCAATTTCAAGCTAAAGCAGCCTTATATTGATCTAGTGGAGCTAACAATGAAAACAATACATACGGAGCTGCGAAAAACTAAGGAATATATGCAAAAGCATAAGATGAAGGTAGAAGAGATAAAAAGAGATGAAGCCTTTACCATGTATTTATTCTTATATAATGGCTATGAAGAGTATCATAATTATTTCAACCCAAGACTTCGCAATAGGGTACAAGAGCTTTTGGAATACTATTTATATAGACGTCATACCGGCTAAAAAAGCTTGTCCTATTGAGTTTACAGCGGCTTTTCGCTGTCTTCCTGATTATGGCGTATTTTTGTCTGCAGCAAATTTGTTCTTAATATTTGGTTGTTAAAAGTATGAAAGGAAACGTTAATGGATATTTTCCGATTATTTCGGAATATGACAGTCGTTTTTCCCCCTGCCTCTATTATTCTGTCAGAAATATGATGAAGAAAAAACCACATGCAGGCATGGCTTGAAGGTGAGTGGGTGGGAAATGCGTATATGGTGCTCTTGGAATCAATTGAAATTGGCAGCTTATGCTTATAATTCATGAGCACTCTCGTTCCTTTTCGTTTCCCATCATATGTGCACCCGAAATACTCACAGCTTCGCTTAATAATTTTGCTTGGAGATAATTTGCACATATAAACGTTCGCTCCTTCATATATTTTGGAGTAAACTTCACCATTCTTTTGTAACTCAGGCAGGATTGCTAGCGTATGATAATTCACTTCATATAAATCAAGATTGTTCTTTTTTTCAGACATTTTTATAACTCCTTTCTTTAAGTTAGATTGCTAAATGAATAACAGTATTGTCATACATAGCCTGCTGATAAAAATTGCTGTTCTCATAATAGCATGCTGTTTTTCAGATTTGTAAACAGATCGCAAATCGTCTTAAATATTTCAAAATTCCGCTCCGTTTTCTTAATTTTTAAATAATTTTATTGATATTTTCATTTTTCTGCCATATAATATTAAAAAGGCATCAGGGGTGAGTCTAATGAATGAAAAGTCGTACACTGAGTTAACTAAGTTAAGTGCTATGAAGAAACAAAAAGCGCAAGAGACTTATGTGAAAGAACTTTACATTGACATGCTGCTTGTTGAAATTCAATGGAATCTAGAAAAAGCAAGTTTAATGACTCAAATT
This window encodes:
- a CDS encoding competence protein ComK; amino-acid sequence: MSEKKNNLDLYEVNYHTLAILPELQKNGEVYSKIYEGANVYMCKLSPSKIIKRSCEYFGCTYDGKRKGTRVLMNYKHKLPISIDSKSTIYAFPTHSPSSHACMWFFLHHISDRIIEAGGKTTVIFRNNRKISINVSFHTFNNQILRTNLLQTKIRHNQEDSEKPL
- the lepB gene encoding signal peptidase I, coding for MKEAIKREGIEWLKAFAIGIVIFVIIRAFFFSNYVVEGESMMPTLQDGDKLVVNKIGYKVSDFHHFDVIVFHANDKEDYVKRVIGIPGDKVEYKDDHLYINGKKYEENFLDAYRSQVSAGKLTGDFTLEEITGEETVPQGKLFVLGDNRLGSWDSRHFGFINIDQVVGKVSLRYWPLRDIQFNF
- a CDS encoding LCP family protein; its protein translation is MERSEYRQTKKKKRKLRKGRVFFLFLVLLIIFAAVYIFVQYNAGKKKALENGAIEKVEYEFNGEKDQYGGTNVLLLGSDAREGDKQSRTDTIMVAQFHPEKGTYKLISLMRDMYVDIPGYGKDRINTAFTRGGPELLRQTIKENFDVDLQYYAIVNFQGFEALIDEAFPDGVEIDVEKKMSKNIGVTLEPGLQKLNGKQLLGYVRFRHDAISDFGRVQRQQKALEALASQISGVQTVAKLPKLAGVMMPYINTSMNTKDILYVGSDLIRHKNQEVETLRIPVDGTYQDLRVNGAAVLGVDIETNRAEIQDFLSK
- a CDS encoding IDEAL domain-containing protein, whose amino-acid sequence is MNEKSYTELTKLSAMKKQKAQETYVKELYIDMLLVEIQWNLEKASLMTQIDHAIDERNEAEFIRLSKQYTQLCKRFDN
- a CDS encoding S9 family peptidase, whose product is MGEWEKITSEDLYRLKSIVDPQVSPDKNGFLYVETGISEEKDAYYSNIFYQSLEESGQTLQWTFGEHRNTSPRWSPNGEEIAFVSNRSGKNQIFVLNKNGGEAKQLTFVRNGASNPVWSADGTELAFQTSIGKDESLQDKEEKEKTEKKPVALAFDKMKYKSDSAGFWDGSYSHVAVINKETGELKEITSGENDYHLQSWSPDGKYLAITADESEDKDFSFSADVYLYTLETKEWKKITAGNGQYGRVTWSPDSQKIGIIGSGREYENATLFKIWTYDLQSEALRCLTEGWDVNVGDFAIGDFQQGTVTPGILWGEDNRSFVFLASDHGNTIVYFGNEDGEIYPSLIDNQHVYGLSTGGSLKQAIVAISTPTEPGDLYSLNLETGGIEKLTDVNKEFAKTHTFAAAEPIELTSRDGWDLHGWLMKPADFKAGEKYPLVLEIHGGPHAMYANSYFHEFQTLTANGYAVLFINPRGSHGYGQHFVDAVRGDYGGKDYEDIMDAVDFALENFDFIDETRLGVTGGSYGGFMTNWIVGHTNRFKAAVTQRSISNWISFYGVSDIGYYFSEWQIKADLNDIETLWKHSPLAYANNIETPLLILHGEKDFRCPIEQAEQLFIALKKQKKTTEFVRFPESNHELSRSGKPTLRISRLDYINNWFIEYL
- a CDS encoding TVP38/TMEM64 family protein, whose protein sequence is MDIATLKEWFTLDNIMQLLESYRAFGPLPGILLPLLESFVPFLPLFLFILANVNAFGFWLGFLFSWIGTCGGALLVFLLVRKYGQKRLLSFIRNHKKVQKLMIWIERHGFGPLFILLCFPFTPSALVNIVAGLSRIKVKQYFLAIVAGKLVMIITISFIGYDLQAMITQPIRTIPVAIAIFVLWFVGKRVEARMNVTAEKEREQGN